A region from the Halosolutus gelatinilyticus genome encodes:
- a CDS encoding sulfatase-like hydrolase/transferase, which yields MSDHPNVVFLVLNTLQRDRVPLYNDDVTFTENLEALGSESVVFTDAVAQAPWPLPSHASMFTGTYPWEHGATQQSPIFESATVTPVGRVADAGYQTTGFSPNPWVSSFTGLTTGFDTWDDFLTPRRFSLPEFVASSRILEWWSNQRFERLKGTLTDLADSLFEAWSRYQDTDAAQSKWVVEQVQAFLEDRNRFCPFFLYIILLDIHKPYYLSDPYRQRHAPDVASQEECQITFQYLKADITADFESYTAGAPVAKDGYGFLDLATRQLPATHRDRYYKQFRYVVNEFWRVVRAKSESEPASATSAVRRELGRKRSRIERLCARSRPTRTANAIRLTSRIPLKTALRNLTICSVCINEGVISVSDLCLQRVENRSLTGLGGGCVSCSAAK from the coding sequence ATGAGTGACCATCCAAACGTCGTATTTCTGGTTCTGAATACACTTCAACGGGACCGAGTTCCGCTCTACAACGATGACGTGACTTTCACCGAAAACCTCGAAGCGCTCGGCTCAGAGAGCGTGGTCTTCACTGACGCGGTCGCCCAAGCTCCGTGGCCCCTTCCTTCTCACGCGTCAATGTTCACCGGAACGTATCCCTGGGAACACGGAGCAACCCAACAGTCACCAATATTCGAATCGGCCACCGTTACACCCGTTGGGCGCGTCGCCGACGCAGGGTACCAAACAACTGGGTTCTCCCCGAATCCGTGGGTCTCGTCCTTTACTGGCCTTACAACCGGGTTCGACACTTGGGATGATTTCCTTACGCCAAGACGCTTCTCTCTTCCGGAGTTCGTAGCAAGCTCGCGAATTCTCGAATGGTGGTCAAATCAACGCTTTGAACGGCTCAAAGGCACCCTCACCGATCTCGCGGACTCGCTCTTCGAGGCTTGGTCCCGGTATCAGGATACCGACGCGGCTCAATCCAAGTGGGTCGTTGAGCAAGTACAGGCGTTCCTCGAAGATAGGAATCGTTTTTGCCCGTTTTTCCTCTATATAATTCTGCTCGACATCCACAAACCGTACTATCTGTCGGATCCATACCGCCAGCGTCACGCCCCGGATGTTGCCTCTCAGGAAGAATGTCAGATCACATTCCAGTACTTGAAGGCCGATATAACAGCTGACTTCGAGAGTTACACCGCGGGCGCCCCCGTCGCCAAGGACGGATATGGATTCCTTGACCTCGCCACTAGACAACTGCCGGCCACCCATCGGGACAGGTACTACAAACAGTTTCGCTACGTCGTCAATGAGTTCTGGCGCGTGGTCAGGGCGAAGTCGGAGTCAGAGCCTGCTAGTGCGACTTCAGCGGTGCGTCGGGAACTGGGGAGGAAACGAAGCCGGATCGAACGCTTGTGCGCTCGTTCCCGACCGACGAGAACTGCGAACGCGATTCGGTTGACTTCAAGGATCCCGTTGAAAACCGCCTTGCGAAATTTGACTATCTGTAGTGTCTGCATTAACGAAGGGGTCATTTCCGTGAGTGATCTGTGTTTGCAGAGAGTCGAAAATCGCTCGCTAACAGGTCTCGGAGGTGGATGCGTCTCGTGCAGCGCCGCCAAATAG
- a CDS encoding histone translates to MNVELPFAPVDTIIRRNAGDLRVSADASEELAKRIQDHGSELAIGAADRATADGRKTLMAADFEVKQVVDKDDLELPVAPVDRIARLEIDDRYRVSMDARVALADILEDYADNVARAAATLAHHADRRTITDDDIETYFSLFE, encoded by the coding sequence ATGAACGTCGAACTCCCGTTCGCCCCGGTTGACACGATCATCCGGCGGAACGCGGGCGATCTTCGGGTGAGTGCCGACGCGTCGGAGGAGCTCGCGAAACGAATTCAGGACCACGGGAGCGAGCTGGCGATCGGCGCCGCCGATCGAGCGACCGCCGACGGGCGAAAGACGCTGATGGCGGCGGACTTCGAGGTCAAACAGGTCGTCGACAAGGACGATCTCGAGCTACCGGTCGCCCCGGTCGATCGGATCGCGCGCCTCGAGATCGACGACCGGTATCGCGTCTCGATGGATGCCCGCGTCGCCCTCGCCGACATCCTCGAGGATTACGCGGACAACGTCGCCCGGGCGGCGGCGACCCTTGCACACCACGCCGATCGGCGAACGATCACGGACGACGACATCGAGACGTACTTCTCGCTGTTCGAGTGA
- a CDS encoding lysylphosphatidylglycerol synthase transmembrane domain-containing protein has protein sequence MQRRQIVAGFVGAGIVLAGLLWQTDLEAVLSALSQANPLWTVVLFMFACLWIFAWGLTLRTVLSTLDVGISIGNSGIVYSAVVFANNVTPFGQAGGEPVSALTISSVTDTQYEKGLAGIATVDVLNVVSSLVLVFFGFGVYASSFTLVPRVRSIVGTGLGVAVVIIATFVVVWRYRSRLVDPVVGALAGIVASIGGRLPGSASVTKTDVTARIDGFFDHLKNINADRSTLAVALVLSMSGWVLQSVALAAAFRAIGPDISIAVLLFVIPLANLAGFTPVPGGLGAIEAAFVALLVPTTGIDAPTVTASVLLFRAAIYWMPVLVGGTFTAVQVGGTLE, from the coding sequence GTGCAGCGCCGCCAAATAGTCGCGGGCTTTGTCGGCGCTGGCATTGTCCTCGCGGGACTGCTCTGGCAAACTGATTTGGAAGCGGTCCTCTCGGCGCTGAGCCAGGCGAACCCCCTGTGGACGGTGGTACTGTTCATGTTTGCGTGCCTATGGATCTTTGCATGGGGATTAACGCTCAGAACGGTCCTTAGCACCCTAGACGTGGGAATCTCCATAGGGAATTCAGGGATTGTCTACAGCGCGGTTGTGTTCGCGAACAACGTAACCCCGTTTGGGCAAGCCGGCGGCGAACCGGTCTCGGCGCTGACTATCTCAAGCGTAACCGATACCCAATATGAAAAGGGGCTCGCCGGTATTGCGACTGTTGACGTGTTGAACGTAGTCTCCTCGCTTGTGCTTGTATTCTTTGGGTTCGGTGTCTACGCGAGTTCGTTCACGCTGGTACCTCGCGTACGTTCGATCGTCGGTACGGGCCTCGGTGTCGCTGTAGTTATCATAGCTACGTTTGTGGTGGTATGGCGATACCGATCACGGCTCGTGGATCCAGTCGTGGGCGCGCTCGCAGGGATCGTAGCCAGTATTGGCGGGAGACTACCTGGGTCGGCATCCGTCACGAAGACCGATGTCACTGCTCGGATTGACGGATTCTTCGACCACCTCAAGAATATTAACGCTGACCGAAGCACGCTCGCAGTGGCGCTCGTGTTGTCAATGTCTGGATGGGTTCTCCAAAGTGTTGCACTTGCCGCCGCATTCAGGGCCATAGGCCCGGACATCTCGATTGCTGTTCTATTGTTCGTCATTCCGCTTGCCAACCTCGCAGGGTTTACCCCCGTCCCTGGTGGTCTTGGTGCCATTGAGGCCGCATTCGTCGCGCTGCTTGTCCCGACAACCGGCATTGATGCACCGACGGTGACTGCGAGTGTTCTACTGTTTCGGGCCGCAATCTACTGGATGCCTGTCTTGGTCGGTGGCACCTTCACGGCGGTTCAGGTAGGTGGGACGCTCGAATAA
- a CDS encoding CopG family ribbon-helix-helix protein has product MAVVSVSMPDALLEQLDALAKEYEYTGRSEVVREAARSLLAEFDAESLEDSTVAGIVSVRYPFGTRSVERRLTELRHDHDAGIVSNDHSHVDDYCLEVFVLESDPAGVSAFVSRCRSIADVDRVDYSLVPLDGVERLQET; this is encoded by the coding sequence ATGGCCGTCGTCAGTGTTTCGATGCCCGACGCCCTCCTCGAGCAACTCGACGCGCTCGCGAAGGAGTACGAGTACACCGGTCGCAGCGAGGTCGTTCGCGAAGCGGCCCGATCGCTGCTCGCCGAGTTCGACGCCGAATCCCTCGAGGACAGCACCGTCGCGGGGATCGTCAGCGTTCGCTACCCCTTTGGCACGCGGAGCGTCGAGCGGCGTCTCACGGAACTTCGACACGATCACGACGCGGGAATCGTCTCGAACGACCACAGCCACGTCGACGACTACTGCCTAGAGGTGTTCGTCCTAGAGAGCGACCCGGCGGGCGTGTCGGCGTTCGTCAGCCGGTGTCGATCGATCGCTGACGTCGATCGCGTCGACTACTCACTGGTTCCACTAGACGGCGTCGAACGCCTGCAGGAGACGTAG
- a CDS encoding GTP-binding protein, whose translation MTDDRIPVTVLSGSLGAGKTTVLNRVLTDDHGLDVAVVVNDMGEVNVDAEHVTQQSDLGGEEEVIELSNGCICCRLCGDMLEEVGRLADRREFDYLLVESSGISESIPVAQTFAMGFEDADFDPTDTYRLDTMVTVVNAHSFWESFDSGAALTGDEISGDAERVPEAVLLDQIEFCDVLLVNKCDLVPDDALEEIEAVLERLQPRAEIVRTEFGDVGPEAILDTDRFDFSRAQNSAGWKHELQHEHHHDPQEEHGVASFVYERRRPFHPERIAAVLSDLTDELIRAKGFFWSAGREDVAMGVDKAGTSVRAGSSGKWLATLPEAERQQFFAARPGLEDDWDDEWGDRLTRLVFIGRKFDGERLIDRLDECLLADAEMDEDWDAYADPFEPEERRELALANE comes from the coding sequence GTGACCGACGATCGAATCCCCGTCACCGTCCTGAGCGGCAGTCTCGGTGCCGGAAAGACTACCGTACTGAATCGCGTGCTGACCGACGACCACGGGCTCGACGTCGCCGTCGTCGTCAACGACATGGGCGAGGTGAACGTCGACGCCGAACACGTCACGCAGCAGTCCGACCTCGGCGGCGAGGAGGAGGTCATCGAGCTATCGAACGGCTGCATCTGCTGTCGCCTGTGCGGCGACATGCTGGAGGAAGTCGGTCGACTCGCCGACAGGCGCGAGTTCGACTACCTGCTGGTCGAATCGTCGGGGATCTCGGAATCGATTCCCGTCGCACAGACCTTCGCGATGGGCTTCGAGGACGCCGACTTCGATCCGACCGACACCTACCGACTGGACACGATGGTGACGGTCGTCAACGCCCACAGCTTCTGGGAGTCGTTCGACTCCGGCGCGGCGTTGACCGGAGACGAGATCTCCGGGGATGCGGAGCGCGTTCCGGAGGCGGTCCTGCTCGACCAGATCGAGTTCTGCGACGTCCTCCTGGTGAACAAGTGCGATCTCGTGCCCGACGACGCGCTCGAGGAGATCGAGGCCGTCCTCGAGCGACTCCAGCCGCGGGCAGAGATCGTCCGAACCGAGTTCGGCGACGTCGGTCCCGAGGCGATCCTCGATACCGATCGCTTCGATTTCTCGCGCGCACAGAATTCCGCCGGCTGGAAACACGAACTCCAGCACGAGCACCACCACGATCCGCAGGAGGAACACGGCGTCGCGTCGTTCGTCTACGAACGGCGCCGTCCGTTTCACCCCGAGCGGATCGCCGCCGTCCTCTCGGATCTCACGGACGAACTGATTCGCGCGAAGGGATTCTTCTGGAGCGCCGGCCGAGAGGACGTCGCGATGGGCGTCGACAAGGCCGGCACGTCCGTCCGGGCGGGATCGTCGGGCAAGTGGCTCGCGACGCTTCCCGAAGCCGAACGGCAGCAGTTCTTCGCCGCCCGCCCCGGTCTCGAGGACGACTGGGACGACGAGTGGGGCGATCGCCTGACCCGACTCGTGTTCATCGGTCGCAAGTTCGACGGCGAGCGATTGATCGACCGGCTCGACGAGTGTCTGCTCGCCGACGCCGAGATGGACGAGGACTGGGACGCCTACGCCGATCCCTTCGAACCGGAAGAGCGACGTGAACTCGCGCTCGCGAACGAGTAA
- a CDS encoding MogA/MoaB family molybdenum cofactor biosynthesis protein, which produces MATEDDDRRSTDHHGHDVIDPLYVGIVTVSSSRAAAEDPDDPGGDTVQECFEAESHEVRERLLVRDDYSSIRTAVRGLVARRNIDVVVTTGGTGVTADDVSPEATSSLFERDLPGFGELFRSLSWDEIGTRAMASRATAGIAVDTPVFCLPGSTGACRTACEELIVPEAPHLAGLATRHHAGSNDHTLADYEEE; this is translated from the coding sequence ATGGCAACCGAGGATGACGATCGACGGAGCACCGATCACCACGGCCACGACGTCATCGACCCGCTGTACGTCGGGATCGTGACCGTTTCGAGCTCCCGCGCCGCCGCAGAAGATCCGGACGACCCCGGCGGGGACACGGTTCAGGAGTGTTTCGAGGCCGAGAGCCACGAGGTTCGCGAACGCCTCCTGGTCCGGGACGACTACTCGTCGATCCGGACCGCGGTTCGGGGCCTCGTCGCTCGCCGGAATATCGACGTTGTCGTCACCACGGGCGGAACGGGTGTCACCGCAGACGACGTCTCACCCGAGGCCACCTCGTCGCTGTTCGAACGCGATCTCCCCGGCTTCGGCGAGCTGTTCCGATCGCTTTCGTGGGACGAGATCGGTACTCGCGCGATGGCCTCGCGCGCGACGGCCGGGATCGCGGTCGACACGCCGGTCTTCTGTCTGCCCGGAAGCACGGGCGCCTGTCGGACCGCCTGCGAGGAACTCATCGTCCCCGAGGCGCCGCACCTCGCGGGTCTTGCGACGCGCCACCATGCTGGGTCGAACGACCACACGCTCGCGGATTACGAGGAGGAATAA
- a CDS encoding histone deacetylase family protein — MQFGYSEDCLAHDPGARHPEAPDRLRAIREGLKRKHGVEYIDADPCDIDRLATVHDRDYLESVREFCADGGGSWDPDTSAVEATWDAACKSTGLACWAAEAALDGADGRETPFSIGRPPGHHAIEDDAMGFCFVNNVAVAAQYALDHDEFDVDRVAIVDWDVHHGNGTQDIFYDRGDVFFISIHEQGLYPGTGDIDETGTGEGEGTTMNLPMPAGSDDADYLAAFEGPIDSALRAYDPDLLLVSAGFDAHKHDPISRIRLSTEAYALLTDRLRTTADETDAALAIVLEGGYGLDVLADSVALVHETFDGREPLEPDSASDGDARATIESVVDEHGLDVDLDG, encoded by the coding sequence ATGCAATTCGGCTACAGCGAGGACTGTCTCGCACACGATCCCGGCGCGCGCCACCCCGAGGCACCGGACCGATTGCGGGCGATTCGAGAGGGGTTGAAGCGGAAACACGGCGTCGAGTACATCGACGCCGATCCCTGCGACATCGATCGGCTGGCGACCGTCCACGACCGCGACTACCTCGAGTCGGTGCGGGAGTTTTGTGCCGACGGCGGCGGGAGCTGGGACCCGGACACCAGCGCCGTCGAAGCGACGTGGGACGCGGCCTGCAAGAGTACCGGGCTCGCGTGCTGGGCCGCCGAGGCGGCGCTGGACGGCGCGGACGGCCGAGAAACCCCGTTTTCGATCGGCCGACCGCCGGGCCACCACGCGATCGAGGACGACGCGATGGGCTTTTGCTTCGTCAACAACGTCGCGGTCGCCGCCCAGTACGCCCTGGATCACGACGAGTTCGACGTCGATCGGGTCGCGATCGTCGACTGGGACGTCCACCACGGGAACGGCACACAGGACATCTTCTACGACAGGGGGGACGTGTTCTTCATCTCGATACACGAGCAGGGGCTCTACCCTGGCACCGGCGATATCGACGAGACGGGAACCGGCGAGGGCGAGGGGACGACGATGAACCTCCCGATGCCGGCCGGCAGCGACGACGCGGACTACCTCGCCGCGTTCGAGGGGCCGATCGATAGCGCGCTCCGGGCATACGATCCCGATCTCCTGTTAGTCAGCGCGGGGTTCGATGCGCACAAACACGATCCGATCTCGCGGATTCGACTCTCGACGGAAGCCTACGCGTTGCTGACCGATCGGCTCCGAACCACGGCCGACGAAACGGACGCCGCTCTCGCGATCGTCCTCGAAGGCGGCTATGGGCTGGACGTGCTCGCCGACAGCGTCGCCCTCGTCCACGAGACGTTCGACGGGCGCGAGCCACTCGAACCCGATTCCGCGTCCGACGGGGACGCCAGAGCGACCATCGAGTCGGTCGTCGACGAACACGGGCTTGACGTCGACCTCGACGGGTGA
- a CDS encoding group I intron-associated PD-(D/E)XK endonuclease yields MPDRTACYEDLEQPQKRGQATEAIVQSAFAVRDVPVLVPTYDTEPYDLVVEVGGRLHRIQCKTAYRKNEGAVAFETVSTRRRGSGSDRTEYDGCAEYFAVYDPINDDEYLVPVSDAATETMALRFRTPKTEQRAGINWCEEYLLDDRLDDLRRP; encoded by the coding sequence ATGCCCGATCGAACGGCCTGCTACGAAGATCTCGAACAACCACAGAAACGCGGACAGGCGACGGAAGCGATCGTCCAATCGGCGTTTGCCGTCCGCGACGTTCCCGTTCTCGTCCCCACCTACGATACCGAACCGTACGATCTGGTCGTCGAAGTGGGCGGGCGACTTCATAGAATTCAGTGCAAGACCGCCTATCGAAAGAATGAGGGGGCCGTCGCGTTCGAAACGGTGAGTACGCGTCGTCGTGGGAGCGGGTCCGATCGGACGGAGTACGATGGTTGTGCGGAGTACTTCGCGGTGTACGATCCGATCAACGATGACGAGTATCTCGTCCCAGTTTCCGATGCTGCGACCGAAACGATGGCACTCCGGTTTCGAACGCCGAAAACTGAGCAACGAGCGGGGATCAACTGGTGCGAGGAGTACCTCCTCGACGATCGACTCGACGACCTTCGGCGGCCGTAG
- the cca gene encoding CCA tRNA nucleotidyltransferase, translated as MSDEDADRDDGESEAPDADFEDVVAAVRDRIDPDEEEHRELRDVADRLLDRAEVAATERCPEADVLQVGSTARDTWISGDRDIDVFVRFPPDLDRETLERYGLEVGHETLPEGHEEYAEHPYVKGTVDGFDVDVVPCFRLESATEIRSAVDRTPFHARYLERRLDDDLAADVRLAKQFLKGIGAYGSDLRTRGFSGYLTELLVLEYGGFRPLFEAAADWHPPVELDPEDHGRARETAKPSRNEEVGNADLPFDDPLVVIDPTDPERNVAAVCDAENVARLQHYAREFLAAPAAAYFEPADPDPLDEPALLEHVGRRGTTPVAIRFDAPDLVDDQLYPQLRKSLAGVTGGLDDRGFDVFRATTFADDIAVLFVELAVAERPAVERHEGPPVRVRGHAEGFYDAYADDPNAYGPFIDDDRYVTEREREFTTARAFLESDRLFDVALGTHVETALKEEYEALIGEDVTALLPEFGTALATYFDPEP; from the coding sequence ATGAGTGACGAGGACGCCGATCGCGACGACGGCGAGTCGGAGGCCCCGGACGCCGACTTCGAGGACGTCGTCGCCGCGGTTCGCGATCGAATCGACCCCGACGAGGAAGAGCACCGAGAACTCCGGGACGTCGCCGATCGACTGCTCGACCGCGCGGAGGTGGCAGCGACCGAGCGCTGTCCCGAGGCCGACGTGCTCCAGGTCGGTTCGACGGCCAGGGACACCTGGATCAGCGGCGACCGCGACATCGACGTCTTCGTCCGGTTTCCGCCGGACCTCGATCGGGAGACCCTCGAACGGTACGGGCTCGAGGTCGGCCACGAGACCCTCCCCGAAGGCCACGAAGAGTACGCTGAACATCCCTACGTGAAGGGGACCGTCGACGGGTTCGACGTCGACGTCGTCCCCTGTTTCCGACTCGAGTCGGCCACCGAGATCCGATCGGCGGTCGATCGGACGCCGTTTCACGCGCGATACCTCGAACGGCGCCTCGACGACGACCTCGCAGCCGACGTGCGACTCGCGAAACAGTTTCTGAAAGGCATCGGCGCCTACGGAAGCGACCTCCGGACGCGGGGATTTAGCGGCTACCTGACGGAGCTGCTCGTCCTCGAGTACGGCGGCTTTCGGCCGCTGTTCGAGGCGGCGGCCGACTGGCACCCGCCGGTCGAACTCGATCCCGAAGACCACGGACGGGCGCGCGAGACGGCGAAGCCGTCTCGGAATGAGGAGGTCGGCAACGCTGACCTCCCGTTCGACGATCCACTTGTCGTCATCGATCCGACCGACCCAGAGCGCAACGTCGCGGCAGTCTGCGACGCCGAAAACGTCGCCCGGCTGCAACACTACGCCCGCGAATTCCTCGCAGCGCCCGCCGCCGCGTACTTCGAACCCGCCGATCCCGACCCGCTCGACGAACCCGCGCTGCTCGAACACGTGGGGCGCCGGGGTACCACGCCCGTCGCGATCCGGTTCGACGCTCCCGACCTCGTCGACGACCAGCTTTACCCCCAGCTTCGCAAGTCGCTCGCCGGCGTCACCGGCGGGCTCGACGACCGCGGCTTCGACGTCTTCCGCGCGACGACGTTCGCAGACGACATCGCCGTTCTGTTCGTCGAACTCGCCGTCGCCGAGCGACCCGCCGTCGAACGCCACGAGGGGCCGCCGGTTCGCGTTCGCGGCCACGCGGAGGGGTTCTACGATGCATACGCCGACGATCCGAACGCTTACGGTCCGTTCATCGACGACGATCGGTACGTCACCGAGCGCGAACGCGAATTCACCACTGCACGCGCGTTCCTGGAGAGCGATCGACTGTTCGACGTCGCCCTCGGCACGCACGTCGAAACCGCACTGAAGGAGGAATACGAGGCGCTGATCGGCGAGGACGTGACCGCGTTGTTGCCGGAGTTCGGGACGGCCCTCGCGACGTACTTCGATCCCGAACCGTAG
- a CDS encoding CobW family GTP-binding protein, translated as MAVPVTILCGELGAGKTTLLSGLLESTDRDIAVLVNDVGAINVDADLVEARTDFDTGEEVVALENGCICCSLGSELSRSVVRLWKEHDFDALVVEASGVGEPEPIARQFVRGPAGGPYDLDAVVTVVDARRFYDTFAEAADAPIREGPDETGARPIADLLLEQVEFCDLLVVNKCDLVDADERDRVVALLETLQPRAEIATTEYGAIDPGTILESDRFDLEAASESAGWKRAIEAADRSGSEDGRHDDRSEIDRDDNEHNHGAHGHDHHDDHDHHGDHAHPTPQDRYGFQVETYHRRRPLHPERFEELLADLPAKLVRAKGLCWIAGREKQAITISYAGSETTLEVTGRWIASFPEQRQQLYREGQPDLSWDEEWGDREVRLALIGRNLDVAALKSRLDGCLLTDAEMDADWSTFANRAPARMGETIIVSTDTGGSDGGADADRKSSSSED; from the coding sequence ATGGCAGTTCCGGTCACGATCCTCTGTGGCGAACTCGGCGCCGGCAAGACGACCCTGCTGTCGGGCCTGCTCGAATCGACCGACCGCGACATCGCGGTCCTGGTCAACGACGTCGGTGCGATCAATGTGGACGCCGACCTCGTGGAAGCTCGAACCGACTTCGACACCGGCGAGGAAGTCGTCGCCCTCGAGAACGGCTGTATCTGCTGTAGCCTCGGGAGCGAACTCTCCCGATCGGTCGTTCGACTGTGGAAGGAACACGACTTCGACGCCCTCGTCGTCGAAGCCTCCGGCGTCGGCGAACCAGAGCCGATCGCCCGGCAGTTCGTCCGCGGACCCGCGGGCGGACCGTACGACCTCGACGCGGTCGTCACGGTCGTCGACGCGCGGCGCTTCTACGACACGTTTGCCGAGGCGGCGGACGCGCCGATCCGCGAGGGGCCGGACGAAACCGGCGCGCGCCCGATCGCGGATCTGCTACTCGAGCAGGTGGAGTTCTGCGATCTGCTGGTCGTGAACAAGTGCGATCTCGTCGACGCAGACGAACGCGATCGCGTCGTCGCCCTGCTCGAGACGCTTCAGCCCCGCGCCGAGATCGCGACGACCGAGTACGGCGCGATCGATCCCGGGACGATCCTGGAGAGCGATCGGTTCGATCTCGAGGCCGCGAGCGAGTCGGCGGGCTGGAAACGGGCGATCGAGGCCGCCGATCGGAGCGGCAGCGAAGACGGTCGTCACGACGATCGCAGCGAGATCGATCGGGACGACAACGAGCACAACCACGGCGCTCACGGACACGATCACCACGATGACCACGATCATCACGGCGATCACGCACACCCCACTCCGCAGGATCGGTACGGGTTCCAGGTCGAAACCTACCACCGCAGGCGTCCGCTCCACCCCGAACGCTTCGAGGAGTTGCTCGCCGACCTCCCGGCCAAACTCGTGCGCGCGAAGGGACTGTGCTGGATCGCCGGCCGCGAGAAACAGGCTATCACGATTAGCTACGCCGGCTCGGAGACGACGCTCGAAGTGACGGGGCGGTGGATCGCCAGCTTCCCCGAACAGCGCCAACAGTTGTACCGTGAGGGACAGCCCGATCTTTCGTGGGACGAGGAGTGGGGCGATCGCGAGGTCCGACTGGCGCTGATCGGCCGGAACCTCGACGTGGCCGCACTGAAATCTCGGCTCGACGGCTGTCTGCTCACCGACGCCGAGATGGACGCCGACTGGTCGACGTTCGCCAATCGAGCGCCGGCGAGAATGGGCGAGACGATCATCGTTTCGACCGATACCGGCGGCTCTGACGGCGGTGCAGACGCCGATCGGAAGTCGTCCTCGTCGGAAGACTGA
- a CDS encoding TVP38/TMEM64 family protein — MKVFASTLSRAQKSAILGGVVVAAIAIYLLTYQFLPGLLDTTRLLQWIDSFGIFAPVIFVLIQTAQVIFAPIPGQLLALSGGYLFGPVYGTIYSLLGVTVGSSIAFLLTKRYGRPLVERVLHEDVIAGFDGFIDRVGLPGFIAFIIIPGLPDDAVCFLAGLTKWRLRTFIFAIIIGRFPAYVLTVYAGGELASGRFVVGVVLISVLVVLSAVGYFKQQEIQNWVYRLEERIRF, encoded by the coding sequence ATGAAGGTATTTGCTTCCACACTGAGTCGAGCGCAGAAGTCTGCAATTCTCGGTGGGGTTGTTGTCGCTGCCATCGCAATATATCTGCTCACCTATCAGTTTCTACCCGGCTTATTAGACACAACAAGACTCCTCCAATGGATCGATAGCTTCGGCATCTTTGCCCCGGTCATATTCGTTCTAATCCAGACTGCTCAAGTTATTTTTGCACCAATTCCCGGCCAGTTGCTAGCGTTGTCTGGCGGGTACCTCTTCGGACCAGTTTATGGCACAATCTATAGCTTACTCGGTGTCACAGTTGGGAGCAGTATCGCGTTCCTCCTCACAAAGCGGTATGGTCGGCCTCTCGTCGAACGAGTCCTCCATGAGGATGTGATAGCTGGTTTTGACGGGTTCATTGATCGAGTAGGACTCCCAGGCTTCATCGCCTTCATTATCATCCCTGGACTCCCGGACGACGCAGTGTGTTTCCTCGCCGGTCTCACCAAGTGGCGGCTCCGAACATTCATATTTGCCATTATCATCGGCCGCTTCCCCGCGTACGTTCTTACCGTCTACGCTGGTGGCGAATTGGCAAGTGGTCGATTTGTTGTGGGTGTCGTCCTCATCAGCGTCTTAGTAGTGCTTTCGGCCGTTGGTTATTTTAAACAACAGGAGATACAGAATTGGGTCTATCGCCTAGAGGAACGCATACGGTTTTGA
- a CDS encoding GNAT family N-acetyltransferase: MFPERIETDRLRLERLCHENADVFELYDCFADRHGDGLDEVFEYVPQTPYQTVMDAREQIANAEERWAEREGAEYVVRPRAGEGGAGELAGITGLTCQWERRTGQLGLILRKPFWGRGYSGERAAALMGLAFERLDLELVTAGHNDGNEKSKRAIETYIEAHGGQYDGVLRNWVPMGDAVADLHRYTVTRGQYYDAVGERSE, from the coding sequence ATGTTTCCGGAGCGAATCGAAACCGATCGACTTCGACTCGAACGGCTCTGTCACGAGAACGCGGACGTCTTCGAGTTGTACGACTGTTTCGCCGATCGACACGGCGACGGCCTCGACGAGGTGTTCGAGTACGTCCCACAGACCCCGTATCAGACGGTGATGGACGCGCGTGAACAGATCGCGAATGCAGAGGAACGCTGGGCCGAGAGGGAGGGTGCCGAATACGTCGTCCGTCCCAGAGCGGGTGAAGGCGGCGCGGGGGAACTGGCCGGAATAACGGGGTTGACCTGTCAGTGGGAGCGACGGACCGGTCAACTCGGACTGATCCTGCGGAAACCGTTCTGGGGACGCGGCTACTCGGGCGAACGGGCGGCGGCTCTGATGGGACTCGCCTTCGAGCGCCTCGACCTCGAACTCGTCACCGCCGGCCACAACGACGGCAACGAGAAGTCGAAACGGGCGATCGAGACGTACATCGAGGCTCACGGCGGCCAGTACGACGGGGTACTTCGAAACTGGGTGCCGATGGGTGACGCGGTCGCTGATCTCCACCGGTACACGGTCACCCGAGGCCAGTACTACGACGCTGTCGGTGAGCGCAGCGAATAG